The following coding sequences lie in one Ascaphus truei isolate aAscTru1 unplaced genomic scaffold, aAscTru1.hap1 HAP1_SCAFFOLD_1117, whole genome shotgun sequence genomic window:
- the DND1 gene encoding dead end protein homolog 1 → MAQQDLDPELMWINAVNTVNKIALKTWVKTTGINLVQVNGQRKYGGPPPGWVGEGPGCGSEVFIGKLPQDMYEDKLIPLFQSIGKLYEFRLMMTFSGLNRGFAYARYMNRRSATAAITALNGHEIQKGSRIVVCKSTEKCELSLDGLPCLLEQEQLKLLLQSMTTGLVELSLHPSPAKKIELMAVVKYSSHRAAAMAKKKLVEDTQLLCGHPLTVDWLKCDLKQKLCNPSAHALDSRWQINPQPSLCETTASLQCDLLLGAVATLNTLCQRMKFGKPVFLTKFLNLSSCGWLRFWYQVVIPGYVVPFSGYEWFIGENLPVEEKHEKAKEVVALKILTALGYTIG, encoded by the exons ATGGCGCAGCAAGACCTTGATCCAGAGCTG ATGTGGATTAATGCAGTGAACACTGTCAATAAAATTGCCCTTAAGACTTGGGTGAAGACGACGGGAATCAACCTGGTCCAAGTGAATGGGCAGCGGAAATATGGGGGGCCCCCACCAG GCTGGGTTGGTGAGGGTCCAGGCTGTGGGTCTGAGGTGTTCATCGGTAAATTGCCACAGGATATGTACGAAGACAAACTGATCCCATTATTCCAGAGCATTGGGAAGCTCTATGAGTTCCGATTAATGATGACCTTCAGTGGGCTTAACCGCGGCTTTGCCTACGCCCGCTATATGAATCGACGCAGTGCTACTGCTGCCATCACTGCCTTGAATGGCCATGAGATCCAAAAGGGCAGTCGCATTGTGGTGTGCAAAAGCACAGAGAAGTGTGAACTCTCCTTGGATGGTCTTCCCTGCCTCTTGGAGCAGGAGCAGCTAAAGCTATTGTTGCAGAGCATGACCACTGGGCTTGTTGAACTCTCGCTGCATCCTAGCCCTGCAAAGAAAATTGAACTAATGGCTGTAGTGAAGTACAGCTCTCACAGAGCAGCTGCCATGGCTAAAAAAAAGCTTGTTGAAG ACACCCAGCTTCTTTGTGGGCATCCACTGACTGTGGACTGGCTCAAATGTGACCTGAAGCAGAAACTTTGCAACCCCAGTGCGCATGCCTTGGACTCCCGTTGGCAGATCAATCCCCAACCATCACTGTGTGAAACTACTGCCAGCCTGCAGTGTGATCTCTTGCTTGGTGCTGTAGCGACTCTGAATACTCTCTGCCAAAGGATGAAGTTCGGCAAGCCTGTATTCCTAACAAAGTTTTTAAATCTGAGCTCCTGTGGGTGGCTCCGCTTTTGGTACCAAGTGGTTATTCCGGGTTACGTGGTGCCTTTTAGTGGCTATGAATGGTTCATAGGGGAAAACCTTCCCGTTGAAGAAAAGCATGAAAAGGCAAAAGAGGTGGTAGCCCTCAAGATCTTGACAGCACTAG GGTACACTATTGGGTAA